The Enoplosus armatus isolate fEnoArm2 chromosome 21, fEnoArm2.hap1, whole genome shotgun sequence genomic sequence TGACAAGTTTTAAATAGTTTCACTCTGACAGCTCTGGAATAAGTTAACAgaatgtagattttttttgtctacatttgcaacaaataaacaataaatgtagCTGTTAAATAGAAATAGCACAATACAtcataaaagtaaagtaaaaatgaagtaatattaaaataattgaGTGAAGAACGTTAactggttaaataaaaaatgtagtaATTCTGTAGTAAAACTTCACTCTTATTGACTTTGACTTCCAAAAACCTCTTGGAGAATAATGAAATCACTCTCTCCCACAGAGTCTACCCACCATTGATGAGTTTGTTGTACCGTCTATCCATTTGTCATTTCCCATTGGCACTTTACTCTCATATCCCCActgaaaattgaaattgaaaatgatttaGGTTAACTGCAGTCCAAGGACATGTTTATCAAATCTTGCAAAGGACATTGACATTGGATTTCAATACAGCAAATAAATTTAGTGGTTTTCTAAGAAATGGGAGCAGTATGGtacataaaacatacatgatATACATGAAATTtaactgtcatttcatttttaacattgaaatattttactgtgaaacaatCTGTCTGAATTTATGTGGTTTGAATTCTCCAATCTGAAATTTGGGTTATTTAGAGcaatttcttctctttcttggATCAAATGACTGGCAGAACATAACCTGATAGAACAGGATTATTTGATGGGACTGATCATTGACAGTGTGGATGTTCAAGTTTGACTATTTTATCTTGAATTTGTCTGTCTGAATGTCACGAATCCAATTTGAGCAGCTTCATTTTTTTTGGACTTGGACTTTTTGACAGTATTTTTCAGCTGACAGCCCATGGTTTTGACAGAGAGCCCTTTATGGACTGTTGGACAAAgtgaatttaattgaaaataagTAGCTATCTTCACCCATAAACCCCCACGGTCGATCCAAACTTTTCCGACCACAGAGTCAGTGACAGACCCAATAGTCTTTTTGGAAATTGGCAGACACCATTTAAAAACACTCCTCCCACTACGGGAAGCCAGAGATCCTGTAGATTtcacaatgtaaatgtataacGAGGCAGTGCAGAactctgaaaagctgaaaaaagtGCCATAAACTTCTCACAAATTTCTCTCCCAGAATATAGCATGATTAAACCCAACCTTTTGTTGGAACTGATAATAATCATTTCAAGTTTTATATAGACAAATCAAACTGTCCAAAGCAGGTGTCTTCATACTTTGACTTCCAAAAATCTGAAAGTCTACCACTGGCTTGTTCATCCGttccagaaaataaaatgtatttctagCCCTTGCAATAAattatatcaaaatgaaaattgGAGTCTGAGGCTGGCAAAGTAAGCTTTAGTGACATTTAAGTTATTGCAAAGTGAGTGAAGAACTTAATTTTGCAGATGAGAATTAGAATAATTAATTGGCAGAAGTTAAATCAGTAAATCTGGGGAAAATCACCAATCTtactgctgtattttgtttcacTGCAGTCAGAATTATTATGGTTGAGGTGGAGCCAATTTTTGACTATTTTGTATTGGactgtaactaatgattattttcattatggattcatctgctgattattttctccattaattgattGACTCTTTGGTTTGTATAAActctgaaaatagtgagaatTGCCGTCACAATCACATGTTGCATTAGCAAGCATGCCAGCTAGCAAACTCTGTTTATGTAACATTTCTCAAAATACGCTATAACGTGTTTAATAAGAAGAAAATGGGAAAGGGGGcgataaaagagacagagagatatattaaaaatgcatattaAAGTGTACAACCCAAGAGCAACGTGTTAAAGAGAAAGTTGTAGAACACAAATGggttttaagatgttttttaaacatgtgtACTGATTTTaactttgaaagaaaaataaaatgaagaccTGTGAAGGATTACATaactcaagcaagtttcaagaaTCTGTTAATCTACACACGGTGGCCAGAAATAgatcctaccttcatgaaggttataatgttgaGTTTTTCACCTACCTCAGACTGTTCATCCGTCCCCTCATGTTGAAGCGGCACTGTGCCTCCTTTAGACCACTGAAATTGAAATATGTAGCACTTGAATTAAGAAAAGAACCAAAGACAGAACATTGGGTGTTTACATATATtgcctgtttgtttattctgtttgtgCACGGTCATTGACCCGCCATttcaaacaaagcagcaaaataaTCAATCAAACCTGTTtcatacagacagcagcagtatGATACATGCTCCAGCTTATTACTGtttattgaaagaaaacatgtaaaagtaaGTTCTTCAATTATGGTTTTTAAGTTTAAGTCTGACGGTTCTGCAACCTATGTTTTACACTTACCTGTTAGTTAAGCAATAGTCCTACAATGTTAATTAAACAGCACACTAAATAACACCTGAAAGACTAATGTAGACTACCTTTCAGCTCTTGGTAACACAAATCAAGTTGCAGAAAATCAGGTCATCGCAAAGTGCAGTACTTTATTTAACAGGTGAGAGTAATGCATTAGAgaataacacataaaacatacagaGCAATAGCAGTGTTAATTATTTCAAATCTATTAaagttgtttcattttcaggaaATCGGGTAAAATCCACCAATCTTACCACGCTGTCTTACCGAGGCTGCGAGAATGAATCCCACCATACATAGTAGTGTAAGTCCTCTCATCTTGAACATAAATTAGCCTCCGATCTGCTCATAGACCTGCTTTATAGTGCCTATGTCAGTAGGTGGAGTCTGTTGCACTTTTGTACTGCAAAAAAGTGCTGTACTTTAGTTCTAGTTTAATATTAAAGTCCAACTTGGTCCAACTTGGCAAATGTGAAATCGCTTACTCACACAAATTCTACCTACTGTTCAGTATTGACAGCTTCCCATTTTCAGGTGTTGTGCTCACATTTGTCCACTGGAAGTGAAAGGccttccataaaaaaaaaaatatgtccaAAAGTGTAATTAAAGCTGGTTTCTAATCCGAAACCATTCTTTTGGTCCCAGGTGCAGATGGTCACAGATATAATGACATTTCTTAGGCTGATTGCTCATATTGAGTTCATTACTTTTATAATTTgttgtaatattattattattggggatatatacatatacatagcatctgttgcattttatttgcatgtaaCAATGCCTACACGTATTATATGTCCCtctcaaataaatgaataaatacatattttaagactttttttagGGGGCCAGTCTATTAAATTGTTGCACTTTACTCAACTgaagtaaatagtgcatttgttggggactattttcatttgtggattaatacacatttggagCTTTAGTGTAAGTAGGATTGAATCTAGATGTCAATTTTGTCAAATTGGGGAtagttttaaatttaaattgaaCTCATCTCTTTGGATTAGACCATCCAGGTTTAATTTACCTTTAACTAACCAAACTAGGAAGTGAAAGGAACATTTCACACAATTgttttgataaaatgttttgataaaatAGATTAATTCACCCTTGATAGAGTTTGTAGATAGTCAGGTGGCATAAAGCGGGCGCGCGCTCTGCCACTTTGCCACACTGTGCGCACGCAGTCGCGGTCGTTGCTATGACGCTGAGTGGAAACCAGAGAACAGAGATGGACTGGAGCGGATAAAGTGTGGTCAAATGACCCGTTCTCACCTGAGAAACTCACGTTTGCGTAGTTTAGGTCGATTTAGATATTATATTTGTAGAGTTTGACACAAGTTGTGAGGTGGTCGACCGGAGTTTTTCTCTGTGGTCGTCGTGTTTCTGACAGGTGGTATGAAGGCTCACAGCAGTGAAGTCGGAGTGTTTGTCCGAGTCAGACCGACGGCAAACTTCGCCCAAGACTTCATTGAATGTCTTCCTGACGGACAGGTAACAGTTAACTAGCTAGACTAGGATGTCTTTGTTTTAACACCATTATTAAGATCCAGTTTAGTCACATGTGACGTAAGATGGTCGGAAATAAAGATCCGGGTAACTCCCAGgtggttttaatgtttaacGTTAGCAACGGAATTTTAACTTTAAGCTATCTTTGCCCAGGAAGCTGGGTATGATTTGGCTAACTTGCATGTCAAAACGGTGTCTAGGTTAAAACTGGTGAAAACTGGTTAAAtcaactagctagctaactagttTTATGTATGCTAGGCTGAAACTGTTTCAGCGGCATATGACCACCTTACACGATAAGCTATAATTAGACGGTTAATTAGTTAGGACATGCTTGACAACGGTTAAATGTAATACAGAGGTCTAATAATTAACCACCAACATTAGCCGTGTTTCTACCGTGTGTTTGGATTTATTTGGACTTGCAGAGCATAAGCACAACTCACAACAACCATTTTTTCTCAATAGGCCTatttcatggcagacattttgacatgtcctaacagaagagaaagaggtgcaattaattacattaatgatggctgctcTCCATTTAGCTAGGTATCTGTTTCCAGGGCCCTGATATTATGCATGATTAATCATGgcatggctcactgggacaaTTAAATGGCACTGGAGCCATCATTAATGGTATTATTTACACCTGACATCATTTCAATTAATgcaattgtttttgtgttagaaaattatttctgtttttggcaGTGTACAACTTCTTTTTGTGTCTTGTCCCTCAGACAGTGACCATCTGTCACAGGAAAGACTCCAGGAAGCCCCGGGACTCCAGGAAAAGTCAGCTGAGCTCCTGGTCATTCAGGCTGGATTGCGTCCTCCAGGATGTATCCCAGGAGGAGTTTTACGCCCAAGTGTGCCGACGGGTGGTACTGGGGGCACTGGATGGATACAATGGTAGATCTCTTAATCTACATAAAACCAACAGTGTGTAGCATGTAATCAAGTAATAATACCAGATAAGCGTATGtaacttaatgtttttatgttgtgcGAATTGTCTACTTTTGGAGACTTTCATGATTtatctaaaataaataagtgtATAGTCTATGttatttttagtgttttctgatgtgtgtttttcaggtacTGTGATGTGTTTTGGGCAGACAGGTGCAGGAAAGACCTACACCATGACAGGATCCACAGAATCATACAAGCAGAGAGGCATCATTCCTCGGGCCCTTCAGGAGGTAACTTTCATCCTGTGAAAATCTTTTCCTCCGATACACCCTGACTGCGTccaaatttgtttttatttaatctttaacatGGTATTCAGGTGTTTCAGGAGGTGGAGAAAAGGACTGAGTATGCCTTTTCTGTGTACCTGTCCTACCTGGAGATCTACAATGAGACCCTGGTGGACCTGCTGTCATCGCTGCGGGACTCACCACACCCGTCTCCCCATGGTatggtggtgatggaggagcCGGGCAGGGGGGTGTTCATCAGAGGTCTGTCTCTTCACCCTGTCCACAGCGAGGAGGATGCTCTCAACCTGCTGTTTGAGGTGGGTGGTTTTAATTTAGTCAGTAAAGTTTATATGACCAGCAAGTGCAAAACAGTTCAAACAGTTGATCAGGTCAagtgtcatattttattttctgttttgttcccACTGAGGGCCCCCTGCTCATATGGCAGACCACTTGTTCCTTTTCGTGTCCCTCAGGAGATATGAAAATACAACCAGAAATTTGGAAAGAGTATGTTAACTGCAATTctaatttaatttttattctattttttgtGCTTTCATTTGAAAGTCAAGATAAATAGGCATTTGGCCCTaaatttgtggtttgttttgttttttgcctagtttttattgtgaaatatagttttatgttgttttaactATGATTTTGAATTCATGCTTATTTAATTTGTATATTCTGTAATCAGCGTTGGTTGACTAGGATGAGAACAGAGTAATTtcaatgatttttttattttacgcTTTTATAAGGCTGTTCTTTCTTTACTCAGGGTCAAATGAATCGCATTATTGGATCTCATGCCTTGAACAGGAACTCATCCAGATCCCACTGTATCTTCACTGTGCATATAGAGGTATGAGTCCAATTACCTTTATGGTTTACAATATTGTTTTCTGTGGTCTTGGTGCTAAAAGATGCATTTTCCTCCACATGATTTTAAGTGGGAGAAAatgtctttatctttatctcaCTAACAGTCTCACTCACGGACTCGGTCTGACGCTAAGTATGTCACCTCCAAGTTGAATCTGGTGGATTTGGCTGGGTCGGAGAGGCTGGGAAAGACTGGGGTGAGTTTGAGAATGTCTGACTGTATTATTTGTTATATCACTTAACCTTCACCCACTTCATGTCACTTTCCTCATCTTCCAGTCAGAGGGTCAGATGTTAAAAGAAGCCATGTACATCAACAAGTCCATGTCCTTCCTGGAACAGGCCATCTTGGCCCTGGCAGACCGTCGCAGAGACCACGTGCCCTTCAGACAGAGTAAACTCACACATGCCCTCAAAGACTCTCTGGGTGAGACTGTCAGTAATAATAGCTGATATTTGTTAGTCTAAGTGTGTTTGCTATGTAGTAATACTTGTAAAACAtgatgtatttgtctttttctgtagGAGGGAACTGCAACACTGTGCTTGTGGCCAACATCTACGGTGAGGCTGCACAGATAGAAGAAACAGTAAGGAGTGGAATATATGATATACAAAAGAAAGCTTTTTTACTACACATGGTGTCATTTCAGCTCTGGATGACAATTAGTTTTCTTTGCAGCTCTCTACTCTGCGTTTTGCTGGGAGAATGAAGTGTGTCCCGACTGACCCTACTGTTAATGAACACATGGATCCAGCTGTGAGTTCACATGATAGTACACATACCATATAATACGACACAAAAACTACACACTTGGAGGTCATACATGggtaaaattaattaatttttaaatttttgtttAAAGTCTGCACTGTGCTGTACTCTTTGTGTCGGTCATCACACAGATCTCATGAAATGTACTGTTGTGATTAGGCTCAGATCAAGAAACTTCAGAAGGATGTACAGATGCTGAAAGAGGAACTGTCCTTCTACAATACATTGGTGAGTAGAGCTAACAGGACAATGGTGAGACCGCACATATTTcattataatgtgtttattgtcCTGGTTTACTTCTAAAACCGTATCACAGACCTCCACAAAATGTACAAGGTCCATCTTCCTTTACTCAGTAGTAAATGTGTGCAAATACTAAACTTTCcatgacaaaaaaaggaagtaACTGTAATTTGACCTGTATTAAAGTATGTAACTGACATGGTATGTTTAAGTACCAGCCATTgctttttaatctttatttgaacacattagaatcagaaacagatttCAGCTGGTTTATATTGAATTTAAATGCCTATCATACACCCTTCACCAGGTGAACCGACCGAGCATCACGTACGAGCCGTTGTCTGAACCTCAGCTGGCTGAGATCCACAGCCAGGTTCAGAGGTATCTCGAGGGAAGTCTGGAGGAAATCAGTGTGAGAACATAACAAAGAACATCTATTAATACTTCCTCTGTCTTACCAAATTTTGGCTTGGAATTGTCCTTTGAAGGCTTTCAATTTCTCTCTGCCTGACATCTAATTACAGATCATAAGCGTCAGGCAGGTCCAAGCTGTGTTCGCCCAGTTCAAGTTTGCTGTGCAGTGAGTATCATCTACCTTTGGAAATCAGCAACTTCaaaatgcagtgtttatttaGAAACAATTTGGAACAAGGCTTTATTTGTTAATGGTACGTGATTCAGCAtgtttatgtatgcatgtgagCAGGAACCAGGAGCAGAAGGTGAAGGCTCAGCTATGCCAGACCTACAACTTGGTGGAGAAAGACCAAAGTGCTAACACAGCTGCTATCAAGGTCAGTCAACAACTGATTCACAGTTCAGGGCACCTCATGGAAATGAACAGTTGTAATTCTATTTGTCTGTTGTACCAGTGACACCCTGTTTAGTAAACAATTCATGGTGATTGAGTTTTGATTAGATGTTTTGTAAACTCTTTAGGAGTGGGATACCAGAGGCAACACTGAGGATGTGGAGGCCGGCAGATTTGGGGTGTCTCCACAGTCACCGAAAAACGTCCATCGCCCAAGTTCAACCAAAGCCAAAACTAATAAGTCTAGGGACAAACAGAGGTAAGTGAACATAGACTGAAGCCAGTAAATTGTGCTGATGTTCAGTGTCAATTTtcataacaacaaaatattttcagtttatcaAGTCTAATTTTTGCCAGAAACGTGTACGTTTTTGTGAAATCAAAACTCCTATTTGAATGACCACTTATTATACAGTAGACCATTATATGAATGATAAgaatgataaatgaataaaagccTGCAGTGCTAGACTTAATTAAATGCAAGTAGTTTGGTTTTCCTAATGACACACTCAATGTGATTATCCAGCCAATGCAAGAGGCAGGACGAGGGGAGTCCAGTTTCAAGAAAGCGTTTGGGAAGTGCCTCCAAATCAAAGGTGAATCCTGTCCAGACGCATGAGAGGGAACAGGAGTCTCAAGGACCCGACACAGAGAGCCAGGACACACAGGAATCACAATCACCTGGCAATGAACCCTTCCACCCTGAGTATGTATATGATATGAACATAGTCTCATCTATTAAATGGTTAGCTCAGATGTCTTTGGTAATCCTATAAATGGAATGTGTACAGTGTTGTTTTATACACTAAGAAGTCTGCCATCTCTGCCCAGCTCTACTCCACCCAAAGAAGAGGCCTTTGAGGATTTTAAGGTGGGACAAGGCAGCAAGATCCACTGCATCTTTAAGGAGAACAAGGCTGTGCTGCTGGAACGCCGCAGTATTCTTCGACAGCTCACTGAGGAGGTCAACGCTATCAAGAGAGAGATCGACTGCACCACAGTCAGCATACAGCaacacaaggagaggagagaaggccAAGGTACTCTTAATGTTTGTGTCATCAAGAAAATACTAAATGTGTGGTAGTTAAACCAAAAATACATGTTCAAATAAGTATCAGAAGCTATATTTGGAAGCCCAGACTGAAAGGTATAGTGaaggtttttgtgtttgaacagtgCTTGTCTGCACAGCATGGGTTTGTGTCAATATTCCTGCCAAAAGGTCTGTGAGATTAAGAGGTTAATACATTATTTCATTGTGTGTTGCTGCATGAAGGTCAGTATTTGGTTGTGGGGGAGGAGCCAGATGCCACTTTATTGATGCGGCTCAGAGATCTGAAGGCCCTGTACCGGCAGAGATATGAGGTGCTGCGTGACATCAAGGCAGAGGTCAACTACTGTCAACACCTTGTGGATCAGTGCAGGGTGCGTCTGCTCTCTGGTCAGTTTTCGAAATATCTTGTATCTACTCCTGCCCTGACACAGCTTAGAGCATTCATAGCTGACACAATTGGTGCTCATCAGTTGCTCATGTGTGTCCCAGAATTTGAGGACTGGTATAAGAAGACTTTCCTGGTACctgaggaggagctggacaTAACTATGGATAAGACCCTCAAACAAGTGAGTCTGCCTCACAATTTTAATAGTGCATCTCTCACACAGAAGCTTAATAATGCTTCTGTATAGTTTTCCATGTAGGAAACCCTGGACGTAAAGAAAGAACAGGTGCATGACTCATTTATACAAGGAATTATGTATTTTCAACAACTCCCACTCAGCCGCAAGCAGTGGAGCTCATTTTGTTTGACAAGTattaaaaacaagttgtgaCTAAATTGTGGTAAGGAGTTATTATCTGCTTCCCTGCTGATCTTTGGAGGAGGATGCGGAGGAGCGGCTTCTTCCTGGCAGCCCCAGCTCCGAGTCCTTCTACAACGCCCACTACAGAACGCTGAAAAGGGTAAATAACATGAAGTGAATGGTGGTAAAGGTCTTCACTTATAATTTGGCCTTGTTACCTCACCAATCACTTATTTAAAACCAAAGTAGGGTTGAATTGTTTACAGATTATTAACTGTCTCTACAGAGGAGTAGCAGGGCGGTGTCCTTCACTCCGGTGCAGAGGAGCTCGTCTGCAGGGTCTGGACAGAGAAGACTTCCTCCAATTCTACCTGTTACCTAAGTGAGTTTTATGTACAAACTAAACTTAGTGAACTTCGGCGTCCACATGTGTAGATATCATTTTTAGTCAACCCGCTATCAACTGAATTGCCTCAGTCACTTGAGGAAATTTCTACATTTAATCTGTGCTTTGTAGTTCGTACAATAATCGAGcacaaaagacacaacacagtgaatcagcttcttaaatgaaaagtaaaatttATTATTCCTGAACCACAAAATAGACTTCTTTGGTTGTACAAATTCACTAGTTACAGTCTTGTATGAGCTCTAACCCTTGACCCTAGGACTTCTGACCCTTTCCCTCTGACCTATTTGCAAGTAAAAGCCCCCAAAGAGAACTCaagacaaaagaataaagacaaaaacttGAAACACTGCATTAATAATGTAGTGAAACCCatctgaaaaaaagatttaccTACtgtaagttaaaaaaaagagatatcAGCCATTGCAAATGTTatcaaacaaactgaatttcAGTCAGTGAGAGCAACATGGAAAGCTATCATTAGAAGACCCTACATTAAATTAACACAAATGCTACTATGCTGTGATACTGCAAACATTACCATCAGATACATAAACTGACAGTATGTCAAgcagtgaactgaatatctgaATGAGATCAAAGTCTTGAGAGGGATTTCTAAATCGGTTCTGCCTCTCGCAGCTCTCCCATTAACGAACCAATATACATGCAGAGAGCGTCCCGATACCAAGCCTGTCCAAACCCAGATGCGTCAGCAGTCCAGACACTCACTTGGTCTAGGTCAAGACTGGCTCAGTTTCAAACCCAAAGTTTGCTTTCCTTTCAGTATTTGTACATTATTCACACAATAATAAATGATTTTTCAGTGGCATCAGATTTAAATTAACCatagacagaaaaataaaacacctgCTACCTTCACATCACTCTGGAATACCTCCAGAAATTAATCATTCACATATGATATAATAGAAAACAACACCCTAAACAGGGCAGGGTAAGTACcgttaattaataaaaatgcatgttgCCAAACTTAAATATTTGAactgtttttctgtaaaactgCCAGCTCAATGCTGTTGTGTCCAGTGGAGTCATATTCACTACCAAAAGAATGTAACGCAGTCAATCAATCTAGACAAGAGTCACCAACATTTGGTATGACACGTTACTGTGTTGTGACCCTGATGTGCAACAGCTTTACTTAATTTGTAGGTAGATATGCTTCTCTCAAACCCCCTGGGGAattcacaagtgtgtgtttataaagtaGATTAAATGATATAAAGTGATATGCAATTCATTGGTTTAAAAGCTTTGACTTTGTGACCCATAACTactattgtatattttttttaatgataagCACCAGTCATGCTCTTTGTGCCCAAAAGGACTGGATGGGTTAAAACATTGTGAAATAGAAGGCCTTCAATTTGagtaaaactataaaaacaataaattaagaTATACGTTCTTAAAAAGCTGATCAGTGGCAGTGCAAACAAAGAtatgtactgtttttttttttttttaaaagttctCAACAATTTGTGAGTGTGAAGGTAGCAGGATGTCCCCTCCTCAATTAATATATACACTCCTGTCCGCCCAAGTCTCAAGAAACCC encodes the following:
- the kif9 gene encoding kinesin-like protein KIF9; this encodes MKAHSSEVGVFVRVRPTANFAQDFIECLPDGQTVTICHRKDSRKPRDSRKSQLSSWSFRLDCVLQDVSQEEFYAQVCRRVVLGALDGYNGTVMCFGQTGAGKTYTMTGSTESYKQRGIIPRALQEVFQEVEKRTEYAFSVYLSYLEIYNETLVDLLSSLRDSPHPSPHGMVVMEEPGRGVFIRGLSLHPVHSEEDALNLLFEGQMNRIIGSHALNRNSSRSHCIFTVHIESHSRTRSDAKYVTSKLNLVDLAGSERLGKTGSEGQMLKEAMYINKSMSFLEQAILALADRRRDHVPFRQSKLTHALKDSLGGNCNTVLVANIYGEAAQIEETLSTLRFAGRMKCVPTDPTVNEHMDPAAQIKKLQKDVQMLKEELSFYNTLVNRPSITYEPLSEPQLAEIHSQVQRYLEGSLEEISIISVRQVQAVFAQFKFAVQNQEQKVKAQLCQTYNLVEKDQSANTAAIKEWDTRGNTEDVEAGRFGVSPQSPKNVHRPSSTKAKTNKSRDKQSQCKRQDEGSPVSRKRLGSASKSKVNPVQTHEREQESQGPDTESQDTQESQSPGNEPFHPDSTPPKEEAFEDFKVGQGSKIHCIFKENKAVLLERRSILRQLTEEVNAIKREIDCTTVSIQQHKERREGQGQYLVVGEEPDATLLMRLRDLKALYRQRYEVLRDIKAEVNYCQHLVDQCRVRLLSGQFSKYLVSTPALTQLRAFIADTIGAHQLLMCVPEFEDWYKKTFLVPEEELDITMDKTLKQDAEERLLPGSPSSESFYNAHYRTLKRVNNMK